The genomic window CGGAACCACCCACCGCAGCCCCATCCATCTCAGACCCACCCCGCCGTCGCCGACGGCCGAGACCGAGGACCACCATGCCCCGTACCGCCGTGACCCTTCCCGCCCTGGTGACCGCCACCGGGCTGCTCCTCAGCCTCTCCGCGTGCCAGCCCAACGACCCGTCGGGCGGCGCGGGCGACGGCGCGATCTCCGTGACGAGCACCGACGACGAGTGCAAGGTCTCCGCCACCGAGGCGCCCTCGGGCACCCTGCGCTTCGACGTCAAGAACGAGGGCAGCAAGGTCACCGAGTTCTACCTGCTGGGCAAGGACGGGCTGCGCATCGTGGGGGAGGTGGAGAACATCGCCCCCGGGCTGAACCGCACGCTCACCGTCTCCGCACCCCAGGGGACGTACTCCACCGCGTGCAAACCCGGGATGGTGGGGGACGGGATCCGCCACGAGTTCACCGTGACCGCCGGCGACGGCGCGTCCGCGGCGGACGCCGAGGACGGCCAGCTCAAGGAGCAGGCCACCACCCAGTACGCCTCCTACGTCAAGGACCAGAGCGAGCAGCTGCTCTCCGGCACCGAGGAGTTCGCGCGGGCCTACCGGGCCGGCGACGACGCCCGCGCCCGCGAGCTCTACGCGCCCGTGCGCATGCACTGGGAGCGCATCGAGCCCGTGGCCGAGTCCTTCGGGGACCTCGACCCCAAGCTCGACCTGCGCGAGGCGGACCTCGAGGACGGCCAGACGTGGACCGGGTGGCACCGCATCGAGAAGGACCTCTGGCCTCCCCGGACCGGCTACACCGCCCTGCCCCAGAAGGACCGGGACGCACTCGGCGAGCAGCTCGTGAGCGACACGAGGACCCTCCACGAACGCACCCGCGGCATCACCTTCACCGCGGACCAGCTCTCCAACGGCGCCAAGGAGCTGCTGGACGAGGTGGCCACCGGCAAGGTCACCGGCGAGGAGGAGGCGTGGTCCCACACGGACCTGTGGGACTTCCAGGGCAACGTGGACGGCGCACGCATCGCCTGGGAGGACCTCTCGCCGCTGCTCCAGAAGCGGGACCCCGAGCTGGACAGCACCCTGAAGACCCGCTTCGCCGAGCTGCAGAAGCTGCTCGACCAGCACAGGCGCGGGGACGGCTTCGTGACCTACGACCAGCTCACCAAGGCCCAGGTCAAGGAGCTCTCCGACGCCGTCAATGCCCTGTCCGAACCGCTGTCCACCGTGACCGACAAGGTGGTCGAGTAGACCGTGGCCACCCCGCACCAGGACGTCCCCGCGCGGCGGGCCGTGTCCCGCCGCGCCCTGTTCGGCACTGGAGCCGGTGCGCTCGCGGTGGGTGCCGGGCTGGGACTCGCCGGCCCACCGGCGGTCGCCGCCGTCGGGGACGCCCTCGGCACCCGGGCCCCCGACGACGTCGTGGCCTTCCACGGCGCGCACCAGGCCGGGATCGTGACCCCCGCCCAGGACCGGCTGTGCTTCGCCTCCCTGAACGTGCTCACGAAGGACCGCGCGGAGCTCGTGGCGCTGCTGCGCAAATGGACCGCGGCGTGCCGGAGGATCACCCAGGGCCTGGACGTCACCGAGAACGGCTTCGACGGCGGCTCCGACCACGCCCCGCCCCAGGACACGGGGGAGGCCCACGACCTCTCCGCGGCCCACCTCACCGTGACCGTGGGTTTCGGGCGCTCGCTGTTCCGGGACGGCTCCGGCAAGGACCGCTTCGGGCTGGCCGAGCACCTGCCGGAGGCCCTGATCGAGCTGCCCCACTTCCCGGGGGACCGCCTCGAGGAGCACCGCACGGGCGGGGACCTGTGCATCCAGGCGTGCGCGGACGACCCCCAGGTGGCCGTGCACGCGGTGCACAACCTGATCCGCATGGGCTTCGGGATCGTGTCCACCCGGTGGATGCAACTGGGCTTCGGGCGCACCTCCTCGACCTCCACGGAGCAGGCCACCCCGCGCAACCTCTTCGGGTTCAAGGACGGCACGGCCAACCTCAAGGCCGAGGACCCCGACCAGATCGACCAGCACGTGTGGGTGCGGGACGGCTCCTGGCTGGACGGCGGCACGTACCTGGTGGCCCGCCGCATCCGGATGATCCTGGAGACCTGGGACCGGGAGTCCCTCATGGGCCAGGAGAAGATCATCGGACGCACCAAGGGCACCGGTGCCCCGCTGTCCGGCGGGGAGGAGTTCACCCCCGTGGACCTCTCCATGGCGGGATCCGGCCACCAGCCCATCATCCCCGTGGACTCCCACGTGCGCCTCGCGCACCCGGACAGCAACGGCGGGGTGCAGATGCTGCGCCGCGGCTACAACTACGCCGACGGCACCGACTCGGTGGGCAACATGGACGTGGGGCTGTTCTTCATCGCCATGGTCAAGGACCCCGCCACGGGCTACGTGCCCATGCAGAACAGACTCGCGCGCCAGGACGCCCTGAGCGAGTACCTGCGCCACACCGGCTCCGGGCTCTTCGCCGTCCCGGCGGGGCTCTCGGAGGACCCGGAGGACCACTTCGGGCGTGCCATCTTCGAGGCGTAGCCGCCCGCAGGGCCGGGGACGCGCGGCCGCTCGGCACGGCAAAGGGCGTGGAGCCGCAGGGCGGTGGCGCAGCATGTGGTGCTGCAGCCGGGGCCCGTGGGAGCGTGCGGCTCGCCGGGAGCGGACGACCGGTGCGGTGGGCTCGTCAGGTCCGCGGGCGGCGTCGTCCCCCGGCACGACCCGCTGACGTGAGGCGCGACACATCCCAGTCCCGGCAGGGCCGAAGGGTGGGCCCGTGAACCAGGACACAGCACGGACATCGGCGTGCCCCGGCGCGGGCAGGGCACTCTTCGCGGCCATCGTGGGAACCGTGATCGAGTGGTACGACTACGCGCTCTACGGCACCGCCGCGGGGCTCGTGATCGGGCCGCTCTTCTTCGCGGGATCGTCCGCAGGCGCCTCCCTGGCCGCGTTCGCGACCTTCGCCGTGGGATTCGTGGCGCGTCCTCTCGGAGGCGTCCTGGTGGGGCACGTGGGGGACCGCCACGGGCGCCGCCCCGCGATGCTGCTCACGGTGGTCCTCATGGGCGTGGCCACCGTGGGCATCGGCCTGCTGCCCATCCACCTGGCCATCGGCGCGGCCGCCCCCGTGCTGCTCGTGCTGCTGCGGCTGCTGCAGGGCATGGGCGCGGGCGCCGAGCTCGCCGGGGCCATGACCCTCGTGGCCGAGTTCGCCCCGCCCCGGCGCCGCGGCCTCTACACCTCCCTGGTGCTCTCCGCACCGCCCGCCGGCATCGTGCTGGCGTCCGTCGCGTTCCTCTGGGCGGCGTCCCAGGGCGACGACGCCCTGCTCGCCTGGGCGTGGCGCGTCCCGTTCCTGGCCTCGGCCGTGCTCTTCGCGCTCGCGGTGTTCATCCGCGCCAAGCTCGAGGAGAGTCCCGAGTACGAGGCGGCCCTGGCCCGTGCGCGGCAGCAGGGGCAGGGGCGCAAGGTGCCGCTGCTGCAGCTGCTGCGCCACCACACCAGGGCCGTGCTCGCGGGGTTCTTCGCGCTGACCGGTCCAACGCCCTGAACTACATCCTGGCCGTGTTCTCGCTCTCCTTCATGACCTCCCCGGCCGTGGGCATGCCGCGCGGCTCGGCGCTGCTGGCGGTGAGCATCGGCTCCGTGTGCGGTGTGCTGACCACTCCCCTGGGGGGACTTGCCGCCGACCGGTTCGGGGCGCGACCCGTGCTGGCCGTGGGATCCCTGCTCGGCGCACTGGGAGCCTTCCCGCTGTTCCGCGCGCTGGCGTCCGGGGACACGGTGCTCGCGATCGTGGCCATCGGCGTGGGGCACGGACTCGCGATCGTGGCCATCGGCGTGGGGCACGGACTCGTGGTCGCGTGCACCTCCGGGGCGCAGGGCGCGTTCCTGGCCGGTCTGTTCCCCATGGCGGAGCGCTTCAGCGGCATCGCCCTGGCGCGCGAGACCAACGGGGCGGTCGTGGCTGGGCTCAGTCCACTCGTCGCTGCGGCCCTGATCACCGCGGCCGGCGGGGCCACGTGGGGCGCGGCCACCTTCCTCGCGGCGTGCTGCCTCAGCTCCGTGCTCGCCGTGGCCCTGATGCGCTCGGAGCACCACGCGTAGGACGTGACTGCCACATCCCCGACCGGATCCGGGCAGGGGTGGGCGCATGCCGCGGACGTCGCCGGATGCCGTGTGGTCCCCGCACATGCCGCTCTGCACGGTGGAACCCCTGAGCGTCGAGGGGCGGCCCGCCGGCTCCGGATCCCCCTCGAGCGGCACGAAGGACGCGTCCTCGACCTGACGACCCTCGACGCCCACGAGAACTGCCGCGGCTCGGCGCCCGCGGCCACGTCATCGACGCGCGCATCATCGGTGAGGCGGCTCGTAGCGGTCGGTACGAGCCGCCGCCCCTCACGCAGCTGTGGCACTTGGCCGCCCGGTGGGGTCGCCCCCGCTCCTGAGCACGTCCACGTCGGTCGCACCGAGGCGTGCCGGTGCTGGGGACGTGTCCGCCCCGTGGTGTCCGACCGCGCCCCGCTGAGGACCTGCCCTCCGTGTGACGTCCGACCGTGGCTCCGAGCGCGTGTCGACGATGGCACGGCCGGGGGAGTGGGGGGCATGCCCTGGGCGCGGTCGCTTATGCGTGTCGGACGGCCTTGGCACCGTCTCAGGAGTCGAATAAAGGTTCGAACACCTGGGGAGGACGGCGCATCATGACGGTGCTGGACATGCGGCAGATCGAGAGCTTCGAGGACCCGTGGGACACGGTTCCCGTGATCGGGGCCGCCCTCGACCCCGAGGCGGCCGGGGCCGCGGGGGAGTGGGGGGCAGAACCTGCCCCGGAGGATGTGTCGGTGCGCTGCGACGCCGTGGGGAACCCGTGCGAACTGGTCTACCACGGCCGGGAGCAGCGCGTGCTGGAACCGGTGATCCACTGGTTCGAACGCCGGAAATGGTGGGATGTGGAGGCCCGCGTGCCCCGCGAGAGCCGCACCAGCGCGGTGGACCGGGAGCGCTGGCGGGTCCAGGCCGTCCAGGCGGGCGCGGCGGTGGCCCGCACCTTCGAGCTCACACGCAACCAGGCCACCGAGCAGTGGCAGCTGCTGCGTGTCAGTGTGTGATCCCGTGGCCGTGGAGCCCACCGGGGCGCCGTTGGAGGTGCCCACCTCGGTTGACAGATGTTCGAACACAGTTTCGAATAGGGGCATGTGGTTCCCTCATCTTCACGTGGCGTCCGCGTTCAGTGCGCACTACGGCGTGGCACGCCCGGAGGAGCTCGCGCGGGCGGCCGCCGGGCAGGGCGCGGAGATCCTGGCGTGCACGGACCGGGACGGTCTCTACGGTGCGGTCAAGCACGTGCTGGCGTGTCAGGAGCACGGGATCGCCCCCGTGCTGGGGGTGGACCTCGCCCTGCTGCGGGAACCCGTGCAGCACGCGGGTGCACCGGGCGGGGCGCGCCCGCGTGCAGGGAGCACACCGCAGCGCGGCGGCGCCGTGCGGCCGGGCGGGAACCCCGTTCCGGCACGCGGGAACGGGAGCGGCCCCGGCTCAGGGAGTGCGGGCCCGGTCCGCCCGGGGTCTGCCGCGGCCCGTGGGGGCCGGCGCACGGCGGCGCCGCGGGTGGTCGGCCGGGTGGTGGTGCTGGCCACCGGGCACGACGGCGGGTCCGGGTACGCGGCGCTGTGCCGGCTGGTCTCGGCCGCCCACCGCTCCCACGACCGCGCCGCGGCCAGCCCCATCGGCCTCACCGCCGCGCAGCTCGCGCGCCACGTGCACCGCGCCGCCCGCAGTGGGGAGCCCGGACTCGTGGTGCTGGTGGGGCCGGACTCGGACGCCGGCAGGCTGCTGGCCCGGCGGCACTACCGGGGCGCGCGGGAGGCCCTGAACCGCTGGCGTGCCCGGCTGCCACCCGGTGCCCTCGTGGTGGAGACCACCACCCACCTGGCGCCGCAGGGCGAGGCGCTGAGCACGGGGCACGCGGTGCGCCTCTACGAGCTCGGGCGCGCCGCGGACGTGCCCGTGGTGCTCAGCAACGCCGTGCGCTACGCCCACCCGGGGCAGGCCGTCACCGCGGACGTCCTCGACGCCGCCCGCACCCTCATGTCCCTCGACGAGCTCGCCGGGGCGGACCGTGGGGTGCTGCAGCCCAACGGCCAGGGCTGGCTCAAGGACGGCCCGCGCATGGAACGGCTCGCCCACGAGATCGTCACCGCTGCCCGCGTGGACCGGGACACCCCCGCCCGGCTGCTCGTGGACACCCACCACCTCGCCGAACGCTGCCGCCTGGACCCGCAGGGGGACCTCGGCATCGGGACCCCCGTGATCCCGGAGGCCTCCGTCCTCGGCCTCAGCGGGGACCCGGACCGCGAGCTCGCCCGGCGCTGCTACGCCGGTCTCGCCCGGCTGCACGCCGGGGAGGACTGGGACCGCACCGTCCCCGGGCTCAACAGGGAGTCCCTGCGCGAGAGGCTCGAGCGCGAACTGTCCGTGATCTCCCAGCTGGGGTTCGCCGGGTACTTCCTCACCGTGGGAGAGGTCTCGGACCTGATGAGCGCCATGGACGTGCGCCACGCCGCGCGCGGCTCCGGGGTCTCCTCCCTGGTGGTGCACCTGCTCGGGATCTCACCCGCGGACCCCCTCGAGTACGACCTCGTGTTCGAGCGCTTCCTCTCACCGCTGCGCCCCAACCTCCCGGACATCGACATCGACATGGAGAGCGCCCGCCGCCACGACGTCTACCGCCGGATCTTCGAACGCTTCGGTCCCCGCCGCGTGACCCTCATGAGCATGCAGAACGCCTACCGCTCCCGCGGTGCCGTCCGGGACGCCGGACTCGCCCTCGGCCTCGGCCCGCAGGACGTCGACCACGTGGCGGGTCAGCTGTGGCGGGTTCCGGGGGGCACGCTGCGCGAGGAGATCTCCCGCCGCCCCGAGCTGGCTCCCCTCGCGCAGCGCCTCAGGGACAACCGGCAGATGGACCTGCTGGTGGACCTCACCGAGCGCCTCGACCGGCTGCCCCGCCACATCTCCATGCACCCGTGCGGGGTGATCCTCTCCGACACCACCCTGCTGGACCGCACCCCCGTGCAGGCCAGCGGAATCGGGCTGCCCATGTCCCAGTACGACAAGCACGACATGGACCCCATGGGGCTGATCAAGCTCGACATCCTGGGCGTGCGCATGCAGTCCACCCTCGCCCACGCCGTCGCGGAGGTCGCACGGCTGCACCCCCACGAGGCGCTCCCGGACCTGGACACCATGCCCCGCGACGACCCCGACACCTTCCGCCTCATCAGCTCCACCCACACCCTGGGCTGCTTCCAGATCGAGTCCCCCGGGCAGCGCGAGCTCATCGGCACGATGGGCCCCGAGGAGTTCAACGACCTCGTCGTGGACATCTCCCTCTTCCGCCCCGGGCCCATGCAGGCCAACATGGTCCGCCCCTACCTGGACGCCCGCCACGGCTGGTCCACCCCCGTGTACCCCCACCCGGACCTCGAGGAGATCCTCGCCGAGACCCGCGGCGTGGCTGTCTACCACGAGCAGATCATGCGGATCATGGACCGGATGACCGGGTGCGGCCTGGGCCGCGCCGACGTCTGGCGCCGCCTGCTGGGCTCCCCCGGCGAGGAGCCGGTGGAGACCGCCTTCCGGGAGGGCGCACGTGCCCGGGGCTACACGCGGGCCGTCATCGACACCGTGTGGGAGATCCTCCACGCGTTCGGCAGCTTCGGCTTCTGCAAGGCCCACGGGGTGGCCTTCGCAGTGCCCACCTACCAGTCCGCGTGGTTGAAGACGCACCACCCGGAGGCCTTCATGGCGGGGGTGTGGGAGCACGACCCTGGGATGTACCCGGCGCGGCTGCTCGTGGGGGAGGCCCGCCGCATGGGTATCCCCGTGCTGGGACCGGACGTCAACCGCAGCGGGGAGCACCACCGCGTGGAAGCGGTGACGCCCCGGCCCGGCACCGTGGTCTCCGGGGACCTGGACGCGGGGATCCCCCACACGCAGGACGGTGCCTGGGGGATCCGGATGTCCCTGAGTGCCATCACCGGGATCAGCTCCGCCGAGATCGAGCGGCTCCTCGCGGGGCAGCCCTACGAGAACCTCGCCGCGGTCCGCGCCCGTGCCCGGCCCTCCCGGCGGAGCCTGCAGCGCCTCGCCACGGCCGGGGCCCTCGACGGCCTGCTGCACGGTTCCGGGACCCGTGCCTCCCGCGCGGACATGGTCCACTTCCTGACGGACCGGGCGCAGCTCCCTGCCCGGGGGTCCGCGGGACGCACCGGGCCGGGCCAGGGGCAGCTCGCACTGCCCCTGGGGGACGTGGACCTGACATCCCTGCCGGCCCGGCTGCCCGAGCTCACCCCGCAGGAGAGGGTGCGGGCGGAGATGGAGACCATGGACATCGAGGTCAGCGCCCACCTCATGGACTCCCACGCCGAGCTCGTGCGCGCCTACCGTGCCACACGGGCGCAGGACCTGCTGGGGCTGCGCAGCGGCAGCGAGGTGGTCGTGGCCGGTGTGCGGGTCTCCACCATGACCCCTCCCATGCGCAGCGGCAGACGCGTGGTCTTCATCTCCCTGGACGACGGTTCGGGGGCGGTGGACTGCACGTTCTTCGACGAGGCGCAGGCTGCCTCCGGGGAGGTGCTCTTCGCTCCCACGCTGCTGCTGGTCCACGGCCACACACGACGCACGGGCCCCCGCGGGATCGGGATCCAGGCGGTCCGGGCCTGGGACCTCTCCCGCCCGGAGACCCTCCCCGACCCCCGCACGCTGCTGGGATCGTGCCCCACCCCCTCGCGGCCGCCGCGGCGCGACGGGCCGGCACGGGCGCGGCAGCCCCGGGGGCAAGGCAGCGGGCCGCGGGCCACCACTCAGCAGGCGTTCGGGCACGGGGCAGGTGTGCGATGACACCGCCCATGACACACCGCGGACGCGCAACGGCACGGTGCGGCACACCGCGGGCGCTGTGGAACACTGAGAGCCATGGCGAAGAACACCGGTGCAGGGGAGCTGCTGCCGTCCGTGGACCAGGTCACGGAGCAGGCCATCAACCTCGGCTACCGCTTCGACCAGAAGCTGCAGCGGTGGCGGCAGGGGCGTGCGGTGCAGCGGGGGGACATCCCCACCATGCTCGCGTTCGACGGCTACGGCAGTCCCCGCGACGTCCGCGCCCTGGGGCGCGTGCTGCTCAAGACCCGCTCGCTGGTGGACGAGACCGGCGCCGCCGCCGAGTCCATCCGCGGGTGGCGCTCCTTCTCCTCCGTCCCCTACGCTTTCGCGCACGTGAACGTGTGGCTGGGGGACCACGAGTTCCACTTCGTGGCGGACAAGGGGGGCGTGATCGACGTGGACCTCAACGTCTCCATGGCCCCGGGGGTGCACACCATCTACATGCAGGCGGAGGGCTCGGACGTCACCGAGGCCACCATCACCGTGGTCTCGGACCAGCAGCACCTGGGTGT from Kocuria rhizophila DC2201 includes these protein-coding regions:
- a CDS encoding MFS transporter — translated: MNQDTARTSACPGAGRALFAAIVGTVIEWYDYALYGTAAGLVIGPLFFAGSSAGASLAAFATFAVGFVARPLGGVLVGHVGDRHGRRPAMLLTVVLMGVATVGIGLLPIHLAIGAAAPVLLVLLRLLQGMGAGAELAGAMTLVAEFAPPRRRGLYTSLVLSAPPAGIVLASVAFLWAASQGDDALLAWAWRVPFLASAVLFALAVFIRAKLEESPEYEAALARARQQGQGRKVPLLQLLRHHTRAVLAGFFALTGPTP
- a CDS encoding DUF6504 family protein, which produces MTVLDMRQIESFEDPWDTVPVIGAALDPEAAGAAGEWGAEPAPEDVSVRCDAVGNPCELVYHGREQRVLEPVIHWFERRKWWDVEARVPRESRTSAVDRERWRVQAVQAGAAVARTFELTRNQATEQWQLLRVSV
- the efeO gene encoding iron uptake system protein EfeO, with protein sequence MPRTAVTLPALVTATGLLLSLSACQPNDPSGGAGDGAISVTSTDDECKVSATEAPSGTLRFDVKNEGSKVTEFYLLGKDGLRIVGEVENIAPGLNRTLTVSAPQGTYSTACKPGMVGDGIRHEFTVTAGDGASAADAEDGQLKEQATTQYASYVKDQSEQLLSGTEEFARAYRAGDDARARELYAPVRMHWERIEPVAESFGDLDPKLDLREADLEDGQTWTGWHRIEKDLWPPRTGYTALPQKDRDALGEQLVSDTRTLHERTRGITFTADQLSNGAKELLDEVATGKVTGEEEAWSHTDLWDFQGNVDGARIAWEDLSPLLQKRDPELDSTLKTRFAELQKLLDQHRRGDGFVTYDQLTKAQVKELSDAVNALSEPLSTVTDKVVE
- the efeB gene encoding iron uptake transporter deferrochelatase/peroxidase subunit; translation: MATPHQDVPARRAVSRRALFGTGAGALAVGAGLGLAGPPAVAAVGDALGTRAPDDVVAFHGAHQAGIVTPAQDRLCFASLNVLTKDRAELVALLRKWTAACRRITQGLDVTENGFDGGSDHAPPQDTGEAHDLSAAHLTVTVGFGRSLFRDGSGKDRFGLAEHLPEALIELPHFPGDRLEEHRTGGDLCIQACADDPQVAVHAVHNLIRMGFGIVSTRWMQLGFGRTSSTSTEQATPRNLFGFKDGTANLKAEDPDQIDQHVWVRDGSWLDGGTYLVARRIRMILETWDRESLMGQEKIIGRTKGTGAPLSGGEEFTPVDLSMAGSGHQPIIPVDSHVRLAHPDSNGGVQMLRRGYNYADGTDSVGNMDVGLFFIAMVKDPATGYVPMQNRLARQDALSEYLRHTGSGLFAVPAGLSEDPEDHFGRAIFEA
- a CDS encoding DNA polymerase III subunit alpha, with protein sequence MWFPHLHVASAFSAHYGVARPEELARAAAGQGAEILACTDRDGLYGAVKHVLACQEHGIAPVLGVDLALLREPVQHAGAPGGARPRAGSTPQRGGAVRPGGNPVPARGNGSGPGSGSAGPVRPGSAAARGGRRTAAPRVVGRVVVLATGHDGGSGYAALCRLVSAAHRSHDRAAASPIGLTAAQLARHVHRAARSGEPGLVVLVGPDSDAGRLLARRHYRGAREALNRWRARLPPGALVVETTTHLAPQGEALSTGHAVRLYELGRAADVPVVLSNAVRYAHPGQAVTADVLDAARTLMSLDELAGADRGVLQPNGQGWLKDGPRMERLAHEIVTAARVDRDTPARLLVDTHHLAERCRLDPQGDLGIGTPVIPEASVLGLSGDPDRELARRCYAGLARLHAGEDWDRTVPGLNRESLRERLERELSVISQLGFAGYFLTVGEVSDLMSAMDVRHAARGSGVSSLVVHLLGISPADPLEYDLVFERFLSPLRPNLPDIDIDMESARRHDVYRRIFERFGPRRVTLMSMQNAYRSRGAVRDAGLALGLGPQDVDHVAGQLWRVPGGTLREEISRRPELAPLAQRLRDNRQMDLLVDLTERLDRLPRHISMHPCGVILSDTTLLDRTPVQASGIGLPMSQYDKHDMDPMGLIKLDILGVRMQSTLAHAVAEVARLHPHEALPDLDTMPRDDPDTFRLISSTHTLGCFQIESPGQRELIGTMGPEEFNDLVVDISLFRPGPMQANMVRPYLDARHGWSTPVYPHPDLEEILAETRGVAVYHEQIMRIMDRMTGCGLGRADVWRRLLGSPGEEPVETAFREGARARGYTRAVIDTVWEILHAFGSFGFCKAHGVAFAVPTYQSAWLKTHHPEAFMAGVWEHDPGMYPARLLVGEARRMGIPVLGPDVNRSGEHHRVEAVTPRPGTVVSGDLDAGIPHTQDGAWGIRMSLSAITGISSAEIERLLAGQPYENLAAVRARARPSRRSLQRLATAGALDGLLHGSGTRASRADMVHFLTDRAQLPARGSAGRTGPGQGQLALPLGDVDLTSLPARLPELTPQERVRAEMETMDIEVSAHLMDSHAELVRAYRATRAQDLLGLRSGSEVVVAGVRVSTMTPPMRSGRRVVFISLDDGSGAVDCTFFDEAQAASGEVLFAPTLLLVHGHTRRTGPRGIGIQAVRAWDLSRPETLPDPRTLLGSCPTPSRPPRRDGPARARQPRGQGSGPRATTQQAFGHGAGVR